Proteins found in one bacterium genomic segment:
- a CDS encoding site-specific DNA-methyltransferase, with product MDVPDRYINAFICCDCFEEMRKLPDECVDLVLTDPPYGIDYQSNRRVARPKLPKFDNDAALGWLEEWVDEVYRVLKPDRHFYCFTRFDTYPEFYRQIARRFKIKNCLIWHKNNHGSGDLDGAYAPQYEMIVFAVKGKRALNGTRESDVLPCDNVPSAFRRHATQKPVELLRQLIEKSTEPGEVVLDPFSGTGSTGLACLDVERHRGDRQERKFVLLEINREFVEQGRHGGLGRQGVLIEVPKLPRTAPPKKRTTLRTNRIRARKDETLPLGLS from the coding sequence ATGGACGTTCCTGATCGCTACATCAATGCATTCATCTGCTGTGACTGCTTCGAGGAGATGCGGAAACTGCCGGACGAATGCGTGGACCTGGTGTTGACCGATCCTCCCTATGGGATTGACTACCAGTCGAATCGGCGCGTGGCCCGGCCCAAGCTTCCCAAGTTCGACAATGATGCGGCGCTCGGATGGCTGGAAGAGTGGGTGGACGAAGTGTATCGCGTGCTGAAGCCGGACCGGCACTTCTACTGTTTCACGCGGTTCGACACCTATCCGGAGTTCTACCGTCAAATCGCCCGGCGGTTCAAGATCAAAAACTGCCTCATCTGGCATAAGAACAATCATGGGAGCGGCGATCTTGATGGCGCTTATGCGCCGCAATATGAGATGATCGTGTTTGCCGTCAAGGGCAAACGAGCCCTCAATGGGACGCGGGAGTCGGACGTCCTGCCGTGCGACAACGTTCCTTCGGCGTTTCGTCGTCATGCCACTCAGAAGCCGGTGGAACTGCTGCGGCAACTCATCGAGAAGAGTACCGAGCCGGGTGAAGTCGTTCTCGATCCGTTTTCGGGAACCGGAAGTACGGGTTTGGCGTGCCTGGACGTGGAACGACATCGGGGAGATCGCCAGGAACGCAAATTTGTTCTGCTCGAGATTAATCGCGAGTTCGTTGAGCAGGGTCGGCATGGCGGTTTGGGGAGGCAAGGAGTTCTGATTGAAGTTCCCAAGCTCCCGCGAACGGCGCCACCGAAAAAACGCACGACTCTGCGAACGAATCGAATTC